A single genomic interval of Oncorhynchus mykiss isolate Arlee chromosome 13, USDA_OmykA_1.1, whole genome shotgun sequence harbors:
- the LOC110485971 gene encoding caspase recruitment domain-containing protein 14-like: MAAECVPEGPDLKEMGDEDVWELINDNRHRISLGVKPCMLIPYLRQARVLTEMDEDEILSSLKLTNRSMRTSHMLDLLRIQGRNGAMALLESLMIHYPALYTQVTGRKPSTEPSGFSGLIKCSDLTEYLVRAVTGMQKELQEARQEASRLGSRCTSLEVELGQTLEQQEEARRLKADHGRMRKNLAAAQHDILKLKDEKCDLYVRYTAAIEERSAANIHCSDLNLQVYQLQFELRKAQTETDFERQRSLKCTTPSETQQLREEISTLRRQLLVAEKFTPAREDILAQDLAEARDGRVELAEQLRCYREENEQLARERRETVEHKECLALQVQKLTLDCEMYQQKSTVIQSQLRELQAERDHAYLSRDEAQAQIARSLAEKDTLRSQLVELQEVFTLRAWGPFRGGPDTPGERKFSWESQGSSSDSLPSSPPPRPRLRRMHAICPDSLRGCSIKSCDITPSSVRSQNVEPPCPESLRRREETLWYNRDSSETAECDVLLDNDFVFIPRGNAVEQSVMSPTPSCQSNNSDGLSRASAPPFLLRSRPRAMRITGRVLTISFQGEALLSQLQVVGGNKTGVFVHQVTEGSAANTVGISSGAQILEVKYEQAQQALRMVLEDSTLEEAMWALGQVRGFCHLSLRPNQDAYEKLLLQLQSGEAMSGDSFYVRVNMSLPGGSQDALTVSCNDILHVTSTRPAGADCSWRASHVHPCQLLDLKTGNLPNYYRAQRLLIRAIEDMSFQPMTLRKAQDKKKTVRIVSTGRQGRNPLWVCVEDSKDKSTGPGDASAPRGCLTLMPYTLVTPHYPPVCRPVLLLPTILGRVLDQKLAEWQGFQLCEPELLSSSEHAARLQRSEVLEECEQGGQRCYTLQSVERVMKQGTHCVLPLGLDCVRRLHRAEIFPIIIFIGHSKCRARKLKSKLQRQGWSEEQLLECSRSEESLLDKLPCLYRSVSPDSWYDKTTLLTTLRSIIWEEQKKIVWVEPDLW, translated from the exons ATGGCAGCGGAGTGTGTTCCGGAGGGGCCCGACCTTAAGGAGATGGGCGACGAAGATGTATGGGAGCTGATCAACGACAACCGCCATCGTATCTCCCTGGGTGTGAAACCATGCATGTTGATCCCCTACCTGCGCCAGGCCAGGGTCCTCACAGAGATGGATGAAGACGAGATCCTCTCCAGCCTCAAGCTCACCAACCGCTCCATGAGGACCA GTCACATGCTGGACCTGCTGCGTATCCAGGGGAGGAACGGCGCAATGGCCCTGCTGGAGAGCCTGATGATCCACTACCCCGCCCTCTACACCCAGGTCACAGGCCGCAAGCCCAGCACCGAGCCCTCCGGCTTCAGTG GCCTGATTAAGTGCTCGGACTTGACCGAGTACTTGGTCAGAGCCGTGACAGGGATGCAGAAGGAGCTGCAGGAGGCTCGGCAGGAGGCCAGTCGGCTGGGGTCACGTTGCACCTCCCTTGAGGTGGAGCTAGGTCAGACTctggagcagcaggaggaggctCGCCGTCTTAAGGCCGACCACGGCCGCATGAGGAAGAACTTGGCTGCCGCGCAACACGACATCTTGAAGCTGAAGGACGAGAAGTGTGACCTGTATGTGCGGTACACGGCCGCCATCGAGGAGAGGTCGGCCGCCAACATCCACTGCAGCGACCTCAACCTGCAG GTATATCAGCTTCAGTTTGAGCTGCGCAAAGCCCAGACAGAGACGGACTTCGAGAGGCAGCGCTCGCTCAAGTGCACCACCCCCAGCGAGACGCAGCAACTGCGGGAAGAGATTAGCACTCTGCGCAGGCAGCTACTGGTGGCCGAGAAATTCACCCCG GCACGTGAGGATATCCTGGCCCAAGACCTGGCTGAGGCGAGGGATGGCCGTGTGGAGCTGGCTGAGCAGCTCAGGTGCTACAGAGAGGAGAATGAACAGCTGGCCCGCGAGAGgcgggag ACAGTGGAGCATAAGGAGTGTCTGGCGCTGCAGGTTCAGAAGCTGACTCTGGACTGTGAGATGTACCAGCAGAAGAGTACTGTCATACAGAGCCAACTGAGGGAgctgcaggcagagagagaccaC GCGTACCTGTCCAGAGACGAGGCCCAGGCCCAGATAGCCAGGAGCCTGGCTGAGAAGGACACGCTGCGCAGCCAACTGGTGGAGCTCCAGGAGGTCTTCACCCTCAGGGCCTGGGGGCCCTTCCGAGGAGGCCCCGATACACCAGgg GAGAGGAAGTTTAGCTGGGAGAGCCAGGGCTCCAGCAGTGACAGCCTCCCCTCCAGCCCCCCACCTCGTCCCCGCCTCCGCCGCATGCATGCAATTTGCCCTGATTCCTTGAGGGGATGCAgtataaag AGTTGCGATATCACTCCAAGTAGTGTCCGGTCCCAAAATGTGGAGCCTCCATGCCCAGAGTCACTGCGGAGACGAGAAGAGACCCTATGGTACAATCGAGAcag CTCGGAGACGGCTGAATGTGACGTCTTACTTGACAATGACTTTGTGTTCATCCCCAGGG GCAATGCGGTTGAGCAATCTGTTATGTCACCCACACCTTCCTGCCAAAGCAACAACAGTGATGG TCTCTCCAGGGCGTCAGCCCCCCCGTTCCTGCTGCGCTCCCGGCCCAGGGCCATGCGCATCACGGGCCGGGTCCTGACCATCTCCTTCCAGGGGGAGGCGCTGCTGAGCCAGCTGCAGGTGGTGGGGGGTAACAAGACGGGCGTGTTCGTCCACCAGGTCACTGAGGGCTCCGCCGCCAACACAGTGGGCATTAGTTCGGGTGCACAAATACTGGag GTGAAGTATGAACAGGCTCAGCAGGCTCTAAGGATGGTTCTGGAGGACTCCACCCTGGAAGAAGCCATGTGGGCTCTGGGGCAAGTCCGAGGCTTCTGCCACCTCTCCCTGAGGCCCAACCAAGATG ccTATGAGAAGCTTCTGCTCCAGCTGCAGAGTGGCGAGGCCATGTCAGGTGACTCCTTCTACGTGCGCGTCAACATGTCGTTACCCGGGGGCTCGCAGGACGCTCTGACCGTTTCCTGTAACGACATCCTCCACGTCACGAGCACCCGCCCAGCGGGCGCCGACTGCTCCTGGAGGGCCAGCCACGTCCACCCTTGCCAACTGCTGGACCTCAAAACTGGCAACTTGCCCAACTACTACAG GGCCCAACGCCTGCTGATCAGAGCTATCGAGGACATGAGCTTCCAACCCATGACACTTAGAAAG GCCCAGGACAAGAAGAAGACTGTGAGGATCGTCAGTACGGGGAGACAAGGGAGGAATCCTCTGTGGGTCTGTGTAGAAGACAGCAAGGACAAGAGCACTGGGCCAG GGGATGCCTCTGCACCCAGAGGCTGTTTGACCCTCATGCCCTACACCCTGGTCACGCCCCACTACCCACCCGTCTGTCGTCCGGTCCTCCTGCTGCCCACAATCCTCGGCCGTGTCCTGGATCAGAAGCTGGCCGAGTGGCAGGGCTTTCAGTTGTGTGAGCCAG AGTTATTGAGTTCCAGTGAGCACGCTGCCAGGCTGCAGAGGTCGGAGGTGCTGGAGGAGTGTGAACAGGGGGGTCAGCGGTGTTACACCCTGCAGAGTGTTGAGAGGGTCATGAAGCAG GGTACCCACTGTGTGCTGCCTCTAGGCCTGGACTGCGTACGCCGCCTCCACAGGGCAGAGATCTTCcccatcatcatcttcatcggCCATTCCAAGTGCAGAGCACGCAAACTCAA GTCTAAGCTGCAGCGTCAGGGCTGGTCCGAGGAGCAGCTGCTGGAGTGTTCCCGCAGCGAGGAGTCCCTGCTGGACAAGCTGCCCTGCCTCTACCGCAGCGTCAGCCCTGACTCATGGTACGACAAAACCACTCTGCTCACCACCCTGCGCTCCATCATCTGGGAGGAGCAGAAGAAGATTGTGTGGGTGGAGCCTGATTTGTGGTGA